In Jaculus jaculus isolate mJacJac1 chromosome 2, mJacJac1.mat.Y.cur, whole genome shotgun sequence, the genomic window TGGCCACATACGGGGCTCCCTGTTTCAGGGGGACAGGAAGCCCTGCCTCGCTGCTGCAAGAACTCATCTCCCAGCTGGGACCCCACCGCAGTGCAGGCCCTAGCTGGGTCCCCAACCGGGTGCAGACCCTTGTTCAGCGCCGGACGCCCTTGGCTTCCACGCCTAGGGCAGGCTTCTACTGTTGTATTCACTTGTTTCCACACTTAGGAAATCGTCGGCTTCCTGGGCGCTGCGAGGTGGAGGTGTCTGGATGAAAACTACCTGCACTGGACCTCGTTCTCCCTGTACCCCACTTCTCTGCACCTCCCTTGGGCCTCAGCTGAAGTGTCGCATTCTCAGAGCAGCTTCCCTTCCCTCAGCAAACCCAGACCCCTTCATCTTCCATCCCTATCTCCTGCGCCGCACGTCCCGAGTTGCTTGAGGTCCAGTGTTGGCTGTGCCACAGGCTGCAGCGTGAGCCTGAGCACTGCATCCCCCTCTGTGCGGGCCTCCTGCCCGGGGACCTTCGCAGCGAGCTGTCAGGCGTGCCAGGCGCTCCGGGCAGGTGGAAGCCACAGCAGGCGGAGAGCGACGGGTCTGCGCAGCCCAGTAAGGCCGGCCGCCCGCCGTCTGTCCGGGCAGAACCCAGTCTGTCCTGTCTCGCGGGCACCCCTCCTTCTAGACGGGCGGCGGCAGCGGAAAGCGGCGACGGCTGGGGAGGTCGCGGCTTCGCCTCGTGTGCACTCGGCGGGGCTCTCAAAGCGGACGTCGCCTTTCCAGAGCGGCTGTCGTCGGGGCCCGGGCAGGCCGCCGGCGAGGCGTCGTCCCGGGATCCCTTCCGAGTGGCCCCGAGGTCGGGCCCGGAGCGCCCGCGCGGTTGCCCGCCCGGCAGGAGACTCTCCCTCGGTCGGCAGGGGCGCAGGGCGAGGAGCGGGTGCAGGCAGGCGGCGGCGACCCGCCTCGGGGCGCGAACTGggcgcccccgccccgcccccgccggcTCCGCCCCGCCTCCCTCGTCCCTCCCGCCCCTCGCGCGGGGTCCGCGTCTGCGGCTGCGTCCCCCGAAAGGCGAGCTGCGCCGGGTTCCGGTCCGCAGGGAGAGCGAAGGGCATCACTCCCGCGCCGCGCCGCACCCAGCCCTGAGCGCCGACGCCCCGGGATGTGAGTGCGCCCCGAGCCGCTCCCGCGCCCCTCGCCCCGTCCGCGGAAAGCCCCGCGGCGCGCGGGGTCGGCGGGGGGAGGGCTCGGCGCGGGGTTCCCGGCGCCCTGGCCCAGGGGTGGGGACGGGCACGGGACGGGACGGGGACGCGGCGCGCAGCCCTCCCCGCCGGCAGGTACAGTcgctcccctcctctccctccccttcctccggCTTTCCGGGGCCCCGCGCACCTTCAGCCCTCTGGGGAGGGGAGACAGCCCTGCCCCCCACACGCACACAGGTGCGGGGCGAGGGTGCGGGTCACCCCGCTGGAGCGCCGACCTTCTCTCTGCGGCCAAGGTGGTGACGGTGGACGCTGTGGGGAGGGAGTGTGCTGGGGGTGGGGCTCTGCGCTCCAGGCGGACCTCGGTCTGGATCCCCGGGAGGACATCGCTGCTAGAGGCCAGAGGATTGGGGCCTTGAGGGGTCTGCCGAAGGCGGGTCCTGTGATCCAggcttttctcctcccctcccccctccaggCCTGCTTCCCAGAGGACCCCCGCCCGCAACCCCCCCCGCGTCTCCCCCAGGCCCGCTCCGAGCCTGCTGCCTGCGGCCATGAAGAGCCTCGGCCTGGCGCTGCTGGCCTTGCTGCTGTGCCCTGCACCGGGTGAGTCGGGGGCCCGCGGGGTGGGGGCAGGTGGCCGTGAGAGGTACTCTGTGGGGCCGCGGACCGCCCGAGGGTCCCCTGAGCTTCCTACAAAACCCACACCCCCTCCTTGACTCCTGCGAAGCCTTTGCCACTCGCCTTCTACCCCCAGGGTCTCTCCCAGCTCCCAAGGTCCAGAACCTTCCCTCCTGGCAGATGTCCCCCATTTTCAGAGGACCACTAGGCCTCCAATTTAGTCTTTTAGGCCCTTCCTAGCTTGGAATCCACCCAGCTCCTGAGACTGTGTGCAGGTGGTGAGGAGGGTGTGGAGGCGTGGTGTCCCATATTTGGTGCTAGGCTGAGCGCCATTGGCCAGCCCGGGCCCTGTGGGAGCAGACCCATCCGTGGGCATGGTTCCATCCTGAGCTCTGTAGCAAGTGGAGACAAAGGGGAATCAGGGTCTGACTTGGCCAGACCCCAGTTCCTCTGGTCATTCCCTCCCCATGCCCTGCTCAGCCCATGGTCTGTGGTGCCAGGACTGCACCCTCACCACCAACTCCAGCCATTGCACCCCGAAGCAGTGTCAGCCGACGGACACCGTTTGTGCCAGTGTCCGGATCACTGACCCCAGCAGCAGTAAGTCTGGACCTGACCTGGAGGTGGGGCTACTGGACCTGGCTTTGGGGTGGGGCTACTGGACCTGGCCTGGGAGTGGGGCTACTAGACCTGGCCTGGGGTTGGGGCTTCTGAAAATAGGACTCCCAGCAGGGGTCAGAGATGTCCACCAAGTCCCTCTGGCCTTGGAACAAGGCACTACTTGCTTGTTCCTCCCTGGATGCTTGGTGTTTAGCTTTAGTGGCTGCCCAGGAAGGACCTGGGGACAGGGAGGACACTCGGTGGAGTGGAGCCCCAGCCTGGAGCCCCTTTGTCCTCCCCAGGCAGGAAGGATCATTCTGTGAACAAGATGTGTGCTTCCTCCTGTGACTTCGTTAAGCGACACTTTTTCTCAGACTATCTGATGGGGTTCATTAACTCTGGGATCTTAAAAGTCGACGTGGACTGCTGTGAGAAGGATTTGTGCAATGGGGCATCTGCAGCAGGACGCAGCCTCTGGGCCCTGACTGGGGGACTCCTGCTCAGTCTGGGGCCTGCTCTCCTCTGGGCTGGGCCCTGaggtccttcctccctccctcatgtgGGGCTTGGGAACTTGGTCTCCTAGGCTGTTGCTGTCCCTCCCTAGCCTGGCCTAGCTGAGGCTGGGGAGCCATGGCCCAGCATTGAGGTCTGTGGCTCTTAATCTCCTCCGATGAGGAGCCTGTCCACCTCTTTGCCAGCTCCACATCCCAGGCAGCTGGACCTCTCCAGGAGACTAGGCTTCTGGGCCGGAAgcagggggtggggagtgagggcAGGAGGCTGGGACCCCCAGGTCTCCAAGGGGAGGGGAGACCAAGCCAGGTATAGCCCAACAGTCTGCCCTGGGGCATTATCTACAGAGAAATAAAGTCACTTCTGAGTCCTGATGCCTGGGTCTGAGCCTGGATGCGGGGGGGAAAGGTGGGCAGAGTCTTGGTCTTGAGACCACAGCCATGTGGGAATATGGTCAGGTGCAGGGTGGTTGGTGGGCTTTGGGCCTGAGAgaatcgggggtggggggggtgagtGAGTGTCGAGATGGACAGGATCACGGTGTGAGCCTGAGGGTGAGATGTGAGAACCTGTGTGCCACACCACAGGTGCCAGAGGTTTACACATCTGGGTACATAAATGCATACCACAGCATGTGGGCCAAACACTCACATAGTCCTCACTGGTGGCCAGAGATCACATGCTGACCTGGAGTCCACTCTTTGTGTTCACAATCACATGCTCACACCCTCTGGCGTCTGCACACACCATGCTGAAACATCCCCATCACACCAGCACAGACCAATGTGTCTGGGTGCATGCCCGCTACTGTCCTGAGATGTCCACTTGCTAGACACAGGTGTGTCTGCTCAGCCTCCTCTTATTTTAAGTGCTGAGGTGATCCGGCTTGGGGGCTGAAAGCCCTGGGATTGCTTCAGGCCAAAGTGGAGCCCTCACTGCCTAGACTCTGTCTTTTCACTGCTCTAAGTTGGTGTCCAGCGTGGTGGGGGGGGCCTCCTGGGGCCCAAGAAAACTGATACTGTTGTGGACTGGCACAGATGGGTAGACATGAGGGGAGACCTTTGCAGGTAAATGAGTTGTCCTGTTCCTTCTGCCTTATCTCTGCACCCTGAGACCAGCCCTGCCTCCTGCACCCCGGCCAGTGACTAGATACTCCATGGACAGCTTGTGTGGTCCAGGCTTACCTTATGATGCTTGATGGACACCCCAGGGGTTCTCTGGGTTTTGAACAGTGCTTCTTCCATACCACCTGTGGCTGACCAGACTTGTGGTCACTGCCAGATCCTTCAGAAAGGGAAGTATTGGTGTCTGGAAGACCTACCCTCTTCATTGCTCCTAGAGGCTGTGTGAGTGACAAGAGTAGAAGTCAAGGCAGGTGACCTGGCGGCATGGGGTGAGGCCTCCTACCCTCACTGGAAGCTGATGGTGACATTCTGCTGTGGACACAGCCTGAGTCTAACAAGTCATAGAGGTTCAGCTGCTTGGCTCCACTTGAACTTTGCTACATAGGTTTGCAGTGGCCCCATCCTGTAGCAAGCTGTGCTGCCCCTGCTGGTGCCTAGGGTTTGGGGGTTGGGGGCAGAGGAGCATGTTCACAGAATCTGGAGAAGCTAGAGGTGGCAGGAAACCCCAAAGCAGCAGACACGTAGAGGAAGCCTTGgagctatggggggggggggacaggctgGGATCGGCCTGCCAAAGGGAGAACATATCTTTGTGCTAAATAAAGTCTGAGAGGAGcctttgaaaacacaaaaaggagCGAAGTGATCTGGCCTCTTTGAAGAATgatatgaaattagaaaacagcaCTTCCTCTCTACGGTCACACCACCCTGAATGCACGTAGTCttgtctgatcttggaagctaagcagagtCGGGCTTGGTTAGGATTGGGATGGGAGAAAAGAACACTTCTGGTCTACagtcataccaccctgaatgcacaTGGTTTCGTCTGATCCGGAAGCTAAGCAGAGTCGGGCTTGGTTAGGACTGGGATGGGAGAAAAGAACACTTCTGGTCTACagtcataccaccctgaacacacctGGTCttgtctgatctcggaagctaaacAGGGTTGGCCCTGGTTAGTGCTGggatgggaaaaaaagagaacttCCCGTTTGCACCCTAATGGGCTTCTGAGGGAGGGGCAAAAAGCACCACAAGGGTGAGGGCCCTTCAGTACACCTGCCTGCATTGCCACCTTCCTTGACTCTATGGCAGAGTCTAGACAAGATGTTGCCAAAGGCTGCCTTCCAAATGATGAGGACCACAAGTCCACAGGATGAGGCAGAGCTCTAAACAGCTGAGCAACTCCCCAGCAACCTCTTTCCAGGGCAGTGTGCCTCGGTGACCTGTGGGTTTCAAGCTCTGACTAGTGTGCCTGGAATGAGGGTGTCTGATGTATTTAACCATcactttttttcctcaaatactttatttctttttaatttatgtgagagagagagagggagagaaagagaatgggcatgccagggcctctagccactgcacatgaactgaagatgcatgtgccaccaggtgcacctggcttgtgtggattctgaggaatctatcttgggtccttaggtgttgcaggcaagtgccttaaccactaagcaatccctctggcCCTTAACCATCTCTTATGGGTGGGTGCCACCACAACTCTGGGGGGACCATTTTTGGTCCTGCCATGGGTTGAGGTGATCAAGATGTAAGGTTGATTCTGGAAAGTAGGAGGCAGGGCCAGACAGGAGATCTTATGCAGGAATAGATCTCAATGATGCAGTGAGTTTTTATTCTCAACAACCCCGTCCCTATGCCCTCAGCacgggttaaaggcatgcatggccatgccctatttttttaaatttatttatttgagagagagagaatgggtgagccagggcctccagccactgcaaatgaattccagatgcatgaccccccccttgtgcatatgggttgtgtgggtcctggagagatccaactgggatcctttgactttgcaggcaaatgccttaaccactaagccatctctccagccccacgccctagttttatgtgtgtgctggggattgaattcggGTCCTGGTATTTTCAGAACAAACACCTTTACCCACTgactatctccccaggcccctctgTTCATTTGGTGGACaaaaagtggagccttgctgaaattCCCTTTGCCAATATGTGGGTGTAGCCGAACATCCTTGAGGCAAGGTAGCCACTGTGTTCCTGGAGCTCTTGACCGCCTCCCTGCTGCCCTCCTGCCCTGGCCTTGGCCTCTTCCTGGGGTGCACTGCCTTGTAGACCAGGCTGTTTGGCAGCTGTTTCTGTTCACCATGCTGTGTTGGTTCATGGCATCCCCACAGTACATGTCCTCTGAGGCACTGGAGTCTGTCATTCTTGTACAGCTTGGGGGCTTCAACCTCAGGGACTTCCTTGCTCCTCCTGCAGAAGGGCTGTATGTGTTCTAGAGTGTTGACACATTTGGTAGCATCACTCACACATCCCATCATCTCATCTTATCCATGGTGTGGCAGGAGAGAAGGAATTCTTCCAAATGgccacttttgggctggagagatggctcagttgttaaaggcacttgcttccaaatggCCACTTTCTAAGTGCTATTTATTAAGCAACAATTATCTATTTCCACAACTTAAAATGTGACCTTTACAACAGCAGTTCCCAATGGACAGGGCTGGCATCTTCCTGTCACCTATTGGCCATTGCTGTGATGTGCCCATCTTGGCAGCTTCCTAGCATTTCGAGGAGGGCTGAGGCCAGTCCCCTCTGATCCCCATTTTGTAAACAGTATTGCCACATTCAGGCTTTATTCAGACGGATGAAGTCTTCTATGACCAGAACAACCACTGTTGGAATCCCAGTTTGGCTTTTGTACTCTGGGTTTAAAGCTGCCGTTGCTTTTGCCTTCCTCATCACTCAGAAACTTGAGGGTCTGCCATGTCCACCGGGGCCTCCTGGATGGCACCCCTGTACTGTATGACCTTTGCCTTGGACCTGCATGTTGCTAGGCAACTGGAGTCTTTCTTAACACCTGTTGCTTGGTTATCCATAGTTTCTGTGGTATGGAAGTttaataattacatttttctaGTAATTTTTGGTGTGGAAAGCTGATGTTTTGGGCTTTCTTGGCGATGTCCTTCCCAGAAGCGCCCTTTCCCCTTGTGTCAGCAGGAAGATGAGGGCTGCTCCTTGTTTTACAGGTAATGCTGACAGGGCAGGGCTGAGACCCTGGGACCTCTGGCCTTTGTGTGTACAGAAGCTGAGAGAAGCAAGAGgacgcccccccccaccccagggacaAGTTGCTAAGACATCTCAAGATAGGGCTAGGTGGGAAGAGCTTCCTGCGTGCTCTTTCAGGGGTACACTCCCAAGGGCCAAGGCTGCGTGGAGGCTGAGTGACAGTGGGTGGGCCATGGGCAGTCCCAGCCGTGCAGGGTGGGGGAAGATGATGCAAACAGGTCAGAGGCCATCCTGGCAGCCTGGGTGTGTAGATCGACAGCTGTGACAGCAGTGCCTGAGTGGGCTCCTGTGACCACCTGTTTTCCCAGCCTCATTGAACGAACACTGCTCTGGGAAAAAAGTGTACAGAAGAGGATGGCACGTTCCTGCTGCCTGGTGAATGGCTATGtggagaaataaaaggaagaattaCTGTCCTGCTTCTCTCCAGCTGAGTGGTGAGCTCTGTGTACATGCTGTCCTCTGTCATATCGGTCCAGAGGGTCAGGTGGTGGGCTTCAAAGTGCCTTTTCTGGGCGGGCTGGAGGTCCAGCACAGCCTGGCTGCAGCACTCCCACCCTAAGCTGTGACTCTGCTGCCTTTCCCAATGTCGAACCTGCTCAAAGCCTCCGAGCGGTGCGCTGGACCCAGGCTGACACCAGTACATTTCCAAACATGGCAGCAGGCAGGTGGGGCCTGCAGAACAGGAGCTATCCAGATGTGCAGAGGGAATTCAGTTGATCTGAGGCAGATGCAGTACACCTCACAACCGTAGCAGAGGGAAGGAAGCTCCCCAGTTCTGCACCCCTGGTGGAACTGTAGGTTCTCAGGACAGACAACCACACTGTCTGGAGGCAAATGGAGGCAGCCTGGCCTCATTTCCAGTTTTCCTGTCGCCTGCTTGGCTTCTGCGTCCATGGCATTGTCTCTTTTCACAGCAAGGCTGAACTGTGACAGCGGCCTGCGGGCGGGGCTTGTCTGTTTTCAGGAGGCCTTTTCTCTACACTCGAAACTCTGCTGTGGGCTTGAAGAGCAGACTTTATTCAACTTGGACTCATTACATATTCATAtttcaattatatatttaaaatcaggAATGGCTGACAAGTTTAAAGGAAAAGCCCTTCTCTCTATTGACATAGTCGCATGTGTCCCTTACTTAATGACCAGTTAATTCAATGAGGTTTTCTAATGCAAGCCACCCTGGCATCTGCCACAGTTAAACAGCTGTGTTTGGTCAAAACTTACACCACCTTCAGACTGAGCTTTGCTTACAGTCCACTGACATCTTCATCAGGACAGTGGCCACTCAGCCAGACAGTGAGTGCCTCTTACCTCCCGTGTTACAGAGTAGTAAAGTCAGCTACTTGGGTTGATAGAGTCctcccacctacctgcccatcaGCAGGTGTCCTGTACACccccctctctgtccttccctgttGGAGGGAAGGTTTCATCCCATGGCGCTCCCTGGTGCATACCTCATTTACCCTTGGTGATGTGCCCTTGGTGTGCTAAATTCACACCTGAGAAGCAGTTGAGAGAAACAGGATACTGGGGTGAGGCTGGGGCTCAGTGGTACTGTACTTGCCTAACACACATGGGCTTTGTGTTCACTACttacccactcccccccccccccgccaaaaaggGAAGTCATAGGAATTCTAATGTGATCTGCATGAAAAGCCAGGCTATCTGCATTCAGATTTCTCCCTACCTCCTTATTG contains:
- the Ly6h gene encoding lymphocyte antigen 6H, translated to MPASQRTPARNPPRVSPRPAPSLLPAAMKSLGLALLALLLCPAPAHGLWCQDCTLTTNSSHCTPKQCQPTDTVCASVRITDPSSSRKDHSVNKMCASSCDFVKRHFFSDYLMGFINSGILKVDVDCCEKDLCNGASAAGRSLWALTGGLLLSLGPALLWAGP